The sequence below is a genomic window from Barrientosiimonas humi.
CGTCAACGTGCAGGCCTACCGCGCCAGGCAGGCCCGCCACGACTGAGCCGTGAGCGCGGGCCGGGGCGGCACCACGAAGTACGGTGTCGTCCGTGAACCCACCCCCACCCCCGGCGCCGCGGCGGCGGCGCACCGCGCTGATCGCGGGCGGGGCGGCAGGTGGGGTGCTGCTCGTGGCCGCGCTGGCGTACGGCCTGACCCGGGGTGACGACGTCCCGTCCGTGGCAGGGAGCGCCCGGGCGCCCGAGGCGAGCGCCCCGGCGACGCCGGGCGCCACGGCCACGCCCGGTGCCCCCGACGCGGCGAGCCCCACCGCGGGGACCGGTCAGCCGACGGGCGGGGCGGTCGCGCCGCCGGGGTCGAGCAGCTCGAGCGCGTCGCAGCCGCCGGTCGGTGCCGACGGCCGGCGCACGGTGACGGCCGAAGACCGGCTGACCCGTTGGTCCTACGCCGTGCCGGGCTCGGCCGAGTGGGTCGTCGGGAACGACCTGATGTCGTACGTCGACGAGGCCGGGCGGGTGCTGGTGCGCGCGTCGAGCCCGAGCTACTTCCGCAGCGGCTACTGCCGCGGGGGAGCCGGTGTGGCACGCAGCTGGGTCGGCTGGTCCAGCGAGCGGCGCGACGACACCTCGGCGACGGTGACGAACCGGTGGGTGGCCGCCGTGGCGCAGGGGTCGCAGGGGCGCGGCGACGACCCGCACACGCCGGTGCGCACCCAGGAGCTGCCGCGTGTCGACGGCATGACGGTGCGGCAGTCGAGCAGCGTGGTCACGCTGCGCACCCCCGATCCGCAGGGGTGCCTGCCGCCGCAGGTCGAGGTCACCGCGACGCAGTACTCCGGAGCCCTCGGATCACGCACACTGGTGATGGTGCGCGACGTCGCCGTGCGCGACATGCTCCCGGCGCAGGTGAAGGAACAGATCTTCGCGTCGGTCCGTCAGACTCGCTGACGACCGGCCGGTGCCGGGGTCGGGGGCGGCGCCGCAGGGAAGCGACGGGAAGGGCGCTCAGTGAGCAACTCAGGCAGTGGCTGGGACGGCTACGGCAACGACTGGCGCGACCAGGAGTTCGGGCACGGGCAGGAGCAGTACTACCGCGGTCTGCAGGTGCCGGGGGGCGGCCCCGGCCAGCCCGAGCAGCAGCCGGCGTCGCCCGGCGGGCCCGGCGACGGACGTACGCCCTCGCCGATCTTCCCGCAGCCGCCGCCACGGCGTTCCGGTCCCGGTCGAGGGCTGGTGGTGGGCGGCATCGCCGCCGCGCTGCTGCTCGTGGGCGGCGGCATCGGCACGGTGCTGGCGTTGCGGGGCGGTGATCCCGACGTGACGGCCGGGCCGGCTGGCAGCGCCAGCCAGCAAGCCGCGCCGACCACGTCGCCAGCGAGCGCAGCCGCCACGCCGTCGGCCGAGGCGTCGCCCCCGCCGCCCCCGGGCAGGGCGACGGCGCTCACGGCCGGGTCGCAGGTCAACGACGGCTCCGAGGCGCAGTACTTCGCCGCGTACGACGTGCCCGGGAAGAGTCAGACCTTCACCGACACCGAGGGCAAGACGGTGCCGACCTTCGACGTGCGCACGGTCGGGACCTATGCGGGGTTCGCCGACGACGAGACCGGCAAGCCGACGGTCATCGGCCGGGGGCCGACCTACTACCGAGACGGCTACTGCGCCAAGGACAAGACCGACTCGCAGGCCATGTTCGTGTGGCACAACGCCAGGTCGAGCGACCCGGCCGGGGCGGCGCCGCTCGTGCTCGAGAAGTGGGTCGAGGCGATCGCCGAGAAGAAGGACGGCGGGACCGAGCAGGTGTCGGCGCAGACGACCCGGCAGGTGATGGTGAACGGCGGCAGGACGAAGGCGGCACAGTCTCGCCAGACCGTCACCAACACCGACACGGTGGACAAGTGCGGGGTCAAGAAGACCGAGGTGGTGGTCACGGCCTTCGACACCGGGAAGGGCACCGCGACCCTGGTGCTCGTCCGTGACGAGGGCCCGGCCAACGCCATGACCGCTCAGCAGGGTGACGCGATCATCGCCACGCTGCGCCCGAGTCCGGGAGCGACAGGGTGAGCAACAACGACGGACAGTGGCGCGGATACGACGAAAGTGCTTGGCGCGACCAGGAGTTCGGGCACGGGCAGGAGCAGTACTACCGCGGTCTGCAGGTGCCGGGGGGCGGCCCCGGCCGGCCCGAGCAGCAGCCGGCGTCGCCCGGCGGGCCCGGCGACGGACGTACGCCCTCGCCGACGGAGCCGAGGCCGCCGTCGGGCTCGGGCTCGGGGTCGGGCGGGAAGCGCGGGAAGACCGTGGCGCTGCTGGCCGCGGGGGCCGTGGCGCTCGCCGGTGCGGGCGTCGGCGGGTTCGTGCTGCTGAACCGCTCTGGTGACGGATCGCCGGCGGTGGCCGGGTCGTCGAGCCCGGCGGCCGGTCCGTCGTCCGCGCCGTCGGCGGCGACGGCGCCCACCGCCGCCGCGTCCACAGGGACGCCCACCCCGACCGCGCGCAACGCCGGGTTCCGGCTCGTCGTCGACCCGCAGCGGGGCGCGTCCTACGAGGTGCCGCAGACGCACAAGGTCGGCGGGAGCGGCATGGTCGTCCGGTGGACGCACCCGGTCACCGGTGACTCCTCGGTCACGCTGCGCAACCCGGCGTCCGGCGGCAACGGGTTCTGCCCGGAGCAGAACGCCATCACCAGCAGCACCGGCTTCTACGACACCTCCGCGGACCCGGGATCGGCCGGGCCGGCGACGTACGACGAGATGGCCAGGGCCATCGCGATCCGCCCCGACGGCAAGTCCTACGGCTCCTACCCCGCGGCGACGTCGACCACGATCACCTTGTCCGACGGCACCAAGGCGGTGCGGTCGAGGGGGACGGTGCCCTCGACCAAGCCGGAGGATCCGTGCCGCAAGTACCCCACCGAGGTGGCCGTCACCTCGTTCACCAACCCGAATAGCTCACGGACCGTCACCCTGGTCACCACCCGGCTGATCGGTTCGCCGCGCGCCGTGTCGGACACTGTCTTCACGACGATGATCGACTCGATCAGACCGGTGTAGGCGGGGACATGAGCGGCAACGACGGGCAGTGGCGCGGATACGACGAAAGTGCTTGGCGCGACCAGGAGTTCGGGCACGGGCAGGAGCAGTACTACCGCGGTCTGCAGGTGCCGGGGGAAGGTCCCGGGCGCCCCGAGCAGGGGCCGGCGTCGCCCGGCGGGCCCGGCGACGGACGTACGCCCTCGCCGACGGAGCCGAGGCCGCCGTCGGGCTCGGGCGGACTCAGCGCCAAGACCGTCGCGCTGCTGACGGCTGGGGTGGTCGCGCTGGTCGGTGCCGGGGTCGGGGGCTATCTGCTCCTGGGGCGAGGTGACGGCTCGCCCGCGGTGGCCGGGTCGTCGAGCCCGCAGACCGGCCCGTCGTCCGCGCCGTCGTCGGCGACGGCTCCCACCGCCGCCGCGTCCAGCGGGACGCCCACCCCGACCGCCACCACAGCCGGGTTCAAGCTCGTCTCCGACACCGAGCGGGGCGGGGCGTACGAGGTGCCGAACGGGTACATGCGTCTCGGCACGAGCGGCGCCGTCGGATGGACGAACCCGGCGACGGAGGACACGATGGCCCAGATCAGCAATGCCTCCTGGGGCGGCGCCGGCTTCTGCAGCAAGCCGACGACGGTGACCACGAACATCGGGTTCTACGGCACGACCACCGACCCGGGCATGGCGGCGCCGTCTGCCTTCGACCGGTTCGCCAAGGCCGCCGCGGTCAGGCCCGACGGCAAGTCGTCTGGTGACTACGCGTCGCCGACCTCGACCACCGTGACGCTCGCCGACGGCTCCAAGGCGGTTCGCACACGGGGCACGGTCCCCTCTCAGCTGAAGGACGACCCCTGCCGCAAGTTCGACACCGAGCTCGTGGTCACCTCGTTCACCCACCCGTCCACCGGTGCGTCGGTGACCCTCGTCGCGAGCCGCCTGCTGGGCACGCCACGGACGGCGTCGGACGCCGACTTCACCAAGATCCTCGATTCGATCCGGCCGGCCTGAGGTGCTGGACGACCCGGCGCTGCGCGTCGACCCCTATCCGGTGCTGGCCGGGCTGCGCGAGCGCGGCGCGCTCGTCGACACCGGTGGCGGGGTGCGGGTCGCGACCACGCGCGCGGCCTGCGACGAGCTGCTGCGCAACCGGGCTCTCGGCCGGATCTTCACCCCGCGCGAGCCGCAGCAGACGTGGGAGACGTTCAACTGGCTGCACGCCGACTCGGTGCTGGACAGCGAGCCGCCGAAGCACACGCGGCTGCGCCGGCTGGTCGCCGGGGCGTTCGGTCGCGGCCACGTCGCACGGCTGGCCCCGACGATCGAGCGGATCTGCCGCGAACAGCTCGCCGATGCGCGGCCGGCTCTGCGCGACGGCGGCTGGGACGTGGTCGAGCACTACGCCGAGCCGATCCCCGTGCGCGTCATCGCCGCGCTGCTCGACTGGCCGGAGCCCGACCAGCACCTGCTGCGCCCGTGGTCACAGGCCATCGTCCAGATGTACGAGCTCGCGCCGTCCGACGAGCAGTGCGCAGCGGCCGTGCGAGCGGCAGGCGAATTCGCTTCGTACGTCGACGATCTCGCCGATGCCCGCGCGAAGAAGCCGGGCGACGACCTGCTCAGCGACCTCGTGCGGGTGCGCGACGGCAGCGACCGGCTCAGCCGCACCGAGCTGATCGCCACCGTCGTGCTGCTGCTCAACGCCGGTCACGAGGCCTCGGTCAACGGCTTCGGCAACGGGCTGCTCTCCCTGCTCGCGGCGCCGGGCGCGCAACGCGCGGTGCGCCAGCACCTCGCCGACGGCGGCTCGCTCGACACGGTCGTCGAGGAGATGCTGCGGCACGACCCGCCCCTGCAGTACTTCGAGCGCACCGCGACCCGCGACACCACCGTGGCCGGCCGACCCGTGGCAGAGGGCGAGAAGGTCGCGGCCCTGCTCGGCGCCGCCGCCCGTGACCCGGAGGCGTTCGACTCGCCCGACGAGTTCCGTTGGGACAGAAGCGGACCCGCGCACCTCGGCTTCGGCGCGGGCATCCACTTCTGCCTCGGCGCACCGTTGGCGAGACTCGAGCTGGCGACGTCGCTGCGCGAGCTGCTGCGGCATACGGCGGGTCTGTCGGTCGTGGACGTGGAGCGACGCCCCACGTTCGTGCTGCGCGGGTGCTCCCGGATCGTCGTGGCCGACTCCTCCGCATGAAACCGGGTTAGGTGCATATGACCCCAATGCATCAGGGTCATATGCACGTAACCCGGTTTCATGCGGGGATTCACACCTCGCGCAGCACCCACCAGAAGTCGCCGAGACCCGGGCGGGCCGTGGCGGCGGTGGAGGCGCTGCGCGCGGCGAGGGCTCGCAGATAGGCCTGCGGGTCGCTCCGCGCCAGGTCGTACGCCGGTGTCGCCGTGCCGAGACCGAGCTCGCCGAACAGGTCGGCCTGGCGCAGTCGCCGGTCGTGCGCGAGCGAGTCGACCGCGACGTGCCCGGTGAGGTCGCAGCTGCCGTCGGGGACGGCCGCGACCTCGTGCCCGTCGCGGAACGCCGTGAGCGACCCGAACGGTGGGCGCGACGATCGCTCGTGGCCGTAGTCGACGGCGACGACGAGCCCGCGGGAAACCTTGTCGCACAACGACTCCCACGCATCGTCGCGCGCGCGGCCGACCTCGGCGCGGGCGCCTGCTTCTCCGGGTGAGGGCCAGTGAGCGGTCAGCCAGGCCAGGTCGGCCTCTGCGGGTGCGTCGCCGAGCCGTTCGGTGCCGTCGCCGGCGACCTCCACCAGGCGCCACGAGCCGCCCTCGTCGAGCTCGACCACGGGCGCGGGCACCACGTCGAGCCACTCGTGCGCGACGACCAGCGCGGGCTCGCGCAGCGGAAGATCGGGCAGGTCGGGCCCTCCGGGGGAGCGGACCCAGGCGACGGATTCGCCCAGGGCGCAAGGGCGTTCGACCACGTCGACCCCGGTGAGCGCGAGGCCCGGGTCGAGGTCGTGCAGCCGGCCGAGCAGCTCGCCCCGGCCGGCGCCCACGTCGACCACGTGCCGCAGCCCGTGCCGCGCGGCCAGCGAAGCGACGGCCCGCGCCAGCAGCTCACCCACCCCGGGGATGCCCTGCGCGGAGGTCGCGAAGTGGCCCGCCGGACCCTCGGGTCGACGATAGAAGCCGGCGCGGCCGTACAGCGCCTCCTGCCACGCGATCTCCCACGGCCGCCAGGTCGAGGGTGTGCTTGGTGGCGCCGGTGTCGTGCCGCCGCTCGTCATGCCCAGCCGGCGACGACGTCGCGCCCCTGGGGGACGGCGAGGTCCAGCAGACCGGGGAACCTGGCGTCGAGGTCGTCCGTGCGCAACCGGTTCAGCCGCCGAGTCCCCTCGTCGCGCTGCTGGATCACCCCGGCCTCACGCAACGCCTTGAAGTGGCCGCTCTGCGTCGACTTGCTCACCGGCAGGGCGAACGTGCTGCAGGCCAGCTCGCCGTCGGACCCGGCGTCGGCCAGCCGGGCGACGATCGCGAGCCGCACCGGGTCGCTGAGCGCCGCCATCACGCGCGTGAACTCCAGCTCCTCGCGCGGC
It includes:
- a CDS encoding cytochrome P450, with the translated sequence MLDDPALRVDPYPVLAGLRERGALVDTGGGVRVATTRAACDELLRNRALGRIFTPREPQQTWETFNWLHADSVLDSEPPKHTRLRRLVAGAFGRGHVARLAPTIERICREQLADARPALRDGGWDVVEHYAEPIPVRVIAALLDWPEPDQHLLRPWSQAIVQMYELAPSDEQCAAAVRAAGEFASYVDDLADARAKKPGDDLLSDLVRVRDGSDRLSRTELIATVVLLLNAGHEASVNGFGNGLLSLLAAPGAQRAVRQHLADGGSLDTVVEEMLRHDPPLQYFERTATRDTTVAGRPVAEGEKVAALLGAAARDPEAFDSPDEFRWDRSGPAHLGFGAGIHFCLGAPLARLELATSLRELLRHTAGLSVVDVERRPTFVLRGCSRIVVADSSA
- a CDS encoding SAM-dependent methyltransferase — encoded protein: MTSGGTTPAPPSTPSTWRPWEIAWQEALYGRAGFYRRPEGPAGHFATSAQGIPGVGELLARAVASLAARHGLRHVVDVGAGRGELLGRLHDLDPGLALTGVDVVERPCALGESVAWVRSPGGPDLPDLPLREPALVVAHEWLDVVPAPVVELDEGGSWRLVEVAGDGTERLGDAPAEADLAWLTAHWPSPGEAGARAEVGRARDDAWESLCDKVSRGLVVAVDYGHERSSRPPFGSLTAFRDGHEVAAVPDGSCDLTGHVAVDSLAHDRRLRQADLFGELGLGTATPAYDLARSDPQAYLRALAARSASTAATARPGLGDFWWVLREV
- a CDS encoding ArsR/SmtB family transcription factor gives rise to the protein MASRTATKLVHPPREELEFTRVMAALSDPVRLAIVARLADAGSDGELACSTFALPVSKSTQSGHFKALREAGVIQQRDEGTRRLNRLRTDDLDARFPGLLDLAVPQGRDVVAGWA